One window of Aliarcobacter lanthieri genomic DNA carries:
- a CDS encoding methyl-accepting chemotaxis protein, with amino-acid sequence MKLKNLKINYKINIISFITLISFIIIALVVYYGLNNIEKTNKEKYEIIELSQKIHGSLEQGLQISNALRGVIINHDDIKAKENFIQAIKDYNELIIELKNSSNISLGFEKFDIGKLYSSQITELSKIEEKLKNNEVLIYKDNVETTNQWRIIKSKLLKWKEANQEKILKLEKNLKDTTDNIIISIIVTLVVILFIIQILIFFIGKNLIFNIKSFQLGLINFFSYLNKEKLSVELINIYSEDEFGEMAKIINKNIEKISNEILNEQKILVEIDKMLDYIDRGFFMFQIKTESQNQQIEAIKNNINSLSKNLQTKISSISNVLLDFGESHFESRVPEDLVMVGTYGSLKSSTRLVGNNISELLAMILSTGDKLNEDTTILSESSSNLSTNANEAATSLEETAAALEEITSNIRNNTENIAKMSLYSNEITKSSVHGEKLANQTNQAMDEINTQVNLVNEAISVIDNIAFQTNILSLNAAVEAAKAGESGLGFAVVAQEVRNLASRSAEAAKQIKDIVELATQKANEGKDIANNMIKGYTQLNSNISQTINLIADVEMASKEQLMGIEQINDAVNQLDRQTQHNAMVSNQINELSKEVSELSSKLVKAANLANYSKQTKDYICNVDLVFKTAKLKNDHIRFKENNFAKLGKNERWTVVSCNDCNLGKWIKESENNSEKYTKTISWSNLKKYHEDIHQAVQTFVDEDIKIDSNVNLKDLAIDIENLTSNIFDELNMVKKNVCIENQNSNKQDNIFIEEIKDIKLKKIDKNKNEWESF; translated from the coding sequence ATGAAACTAAAAAATCTAAAAATCAATTATAAAATAAATATTATTAGTTTTATAACTTTAATATCATTTATTATAATTGCACTTGTTGTATATTATGGATTAAATAATATAGAAAAAACAAATAAAGAAAAATATGAAATTATAGAACTATCACAAAAAATTCATGGTAGTTTAGAACAAGGACTTCAAATATCAAATGCTTTAAGAGGAGTTATTATTAATCATGATGATATAAAAGCCAAAGAAAATTTTATACAAGCAATTAAAGACTATAACGAATTGATTATAGAATTAAAAAATAGTTCAAATATATCTTTAGGATTTGAGAAATTTGATATTGGTAAATTATACAGTTCACAAATAACTGAATTAAGCAAAATAGAAGAAAAATTAAAAAATAATGAAGTTTTAATATATAAAGATAATGTTGAAACTACAAATCAATGGAGAATCATAAAATCTAAGCTATTAAAATGGAAAGAAGCTAATCAAGAAAAAATTTTAAAACTTGAAAAGAATCTAAAAGATACAACTGATAATATCATCATTTCAATCATTGTTACTTTAGTAGTTATTTTATTCATCATCCAAATATTGATATTTTTCATAGGGAAGAACTTAATATTTAATATAAAATCTTTCCAATTAGGTCTAATAAATTTTTTCTCTTATCTAAATAAAGAAAAACTATCTGTGGAATTAATAAATATTTATTCAGAAGATGAATTTGGTGAAATGGCAAAAATTATAAATAAAAATATTGAAAAAATCAGTAATGAAATATTAAATGAACAAAAGATATTAGTTGAAATAGATAAAATGCTTGATTACATTGATAGAGGATTTTTTATGTTTCAAATAAAAACAGAATCTCAAAACCAACAAATAGAAGCTATAAAGAATAATATAAATTCTCTTTCAAAGAATTTACAAACAAAAATATCTTCAATAAGTAATGTATTATTAGACTTTGGTGAATCACACTTTGAAAGTAGAGTTCCTGAGGATTTAGTAATGGTTGGGACTTATGGAAGTTTAAAGTCTAGTACAAGATTAGTTGGAAATAATATATCTGAATTATTGGCTATGATTTTATCTACTGGAGATAAACTTAATGAGGATACAACTATATTATCAGAGTCTTCATCAAACTTATCAACAAATGCAAATGAAGCAGCAACATCATTAGAAGAAACAGCAGCAGCTTTAGAAGAGATAACATCTAATATTAGGAATAATACAGAAAATATAGCAAAAATGTCTCTATATTCTAATGAGATAACAAAATCATCTGTTCATGGAGAAAAATTAGCGAATCAAACAAATCAAGCGATGGATGAAATAAATACTCAGGTAAATTTAGTGAATGAAGCCATAAGTGTAATAGATAATATAGCATTTCAAACAAATATACTAAGCTTAAATGCAGCAGTAGAAGCAGCAAAAGCTGGAGAATCAGGTCTTGGTTTTGCAGTAGTTGCACAAGAAGTAAGAAATCTTGCAAGTAGAAGTGCAGAAGCAGCAAAACAAATAAAAGATATAGTAGAACTAGCTACACAAAAAGCAAATGAAGGTAAAGATATAGCTAATAATATGATAAAAGGTTATACTCAATTAAATTCAAATATTTCTCAAACAATCAATTTAATAGCAGATGTTGAAATGGCTAGTAAAGAACAACTAATGGGAATTGAGCAAATAAATGATGCAGTCAATCAACTTGACCGTCAAACTCAACATAATGCAATGGTTTCAAATCAAATAAATGAGTTATCAAAAGAAGTTTCTGAACTTTCATCAAAATTAGTTAAGGCTGCAAACTTAGCTAATTATTCAAAACAAACAAAAGATTATATTTGTAATGTAGATTTAGTATTTAAAACTGCAAAATTAAAAAATGACCACATAAGATTTAAAGAGAATAACTTTGCAAAGCTTGGTAAAAATGAAAGATGGACTGTAGTATCTTGTAACGATTGTAATTTAGGAAAATGGATAAAAGAATCTGAAAATAATTCAGAAAAATATACAAAAACTATAAGTTGGAGTAATTTAAAAAAATATCATGAAGATATTCATCAAGCAGTTCAAACTTTCGTAGATGAAGATATAAAAATAGATTCAAATGTAAATCTAAAAGATTTAGCAATAGATATTGAGAATTTAACTTCAAATATTTTTGATGAATTAAATATGGTTAAAAAAAATGTATGTATAGAAAATCAAAATTCCAATAAACAAGATAATATTTTTATTGAAGAAATAAAAGATATTAAATTAAAAAAAATAGATAAAAATAAAAATGAATGGGAAAGTTTTTAA